One region of Danio rerio strain Tuebingen ecotype United States chromosome 5, GRCz12tu, whole genome shotgun sequence genomic DNA includes:
- the gpsm1a gene encoding uncharacterized protein gpsm1a isoform X2 translates to MENRRCQHPQQPNAQAQEASSGPQSSMPQSPLLSGSSSLISLTQTEEFFDLIASSQSRRLDDQRASIGDRLGIRIAQNNVGHLCEACSPQEPSDEFFNMLIKYQSSRINDQRCSLPPAPDPDEDFFSLIQKVQSKRMDEQRVSFGSDEKDETDLNHKSKTSEGSS, encoded by the exons ATGGAGAACCGGCGCTGCCAGCACCCTCAGCAGCCCAATGCCCAGGCCCAAGAGGCCTCGTCTGGGCCCCAGTCCTCCATGCCTCAGTCCCCTTTATTGTCTGGATCCTCATCCCTCATCTCCCTCACCCAGACAGAGGAGTTCTTTGACCTGATAGCCAGTTCGCAGAGCCGCAGACTGGACGACCAGAGAGCCAGTATAGGAGACCGGCTGGGCATCAGGATAGCACAGAACAATGTGGGACACTTGTGCGAAGCATGTAGCCCACAGGAACCTAGTGACGAGTTTTTCAACATGCTCATAAAGTATCAG TCCTCCAGAATCAATGATCAGCGGTGCTCTTTGCCTCCAGCGCCTGACCCAGATGAAGACTTCTTCAGCCTAATTCAGAAAGTGCAATCCAAACGCATGGATGAACAGCGGGTTTCTTTTGGCTCTGATGAAAAGGATGAAACAGACTTAAATCATAAGTCCAAAACCTCAGAAGGCTCCAGCTAG
- the gpsm1a gene encoding uncharacterized protein gpsm1a isoform X1, whose protein sequence is MVFGFYLKRIKLDPRSSGMENRRCQHPQQPNAQAQEASSGPQSSMPQSPLLSGSSSLISLTQTEEFFDLIASSQSRRLDDQRASIGDRLGIRIAQNNVGHLCEACSPQEPSDEFFNMLIKYQSSRINDQRCSLPPAPDPDEDFFSLIQKVQSKRMDEQRVSFGSDEKDETDLNHKSKTSEGSS, encoded by the exons ATGGTTTTTGGATTTTATTTGAAAAGGATAAAACT AGACCCCAGAAGCAGCGGCATGGAGAACCGGCGCTGCCAGCACCCTCAGCAGCCCAATGCCCAGGCCCAAGAGGCCTCGTCTGGGCCCCAGTCCTCCATGCCTCAGTCCCCTTTATTGTCTGGATCCTCATCCCTCATCTCCCTCACCCAGACAGAGGAGTTCTTTGACCTGATAGCCAGTTCGCAGAGCCGCAGACTGGACGACCAGAGAGCCAGTATAGGAGACCGGCTGGGCATCAGGATAGCACAGAACAATGTGGGACACTTGTGCGAAGCATGTAGCCCACAGGAACCTAGTGACGAGTTTTTCAACATGCTCATAAAGTATCAG TCCTCCAGAATCAATGATCAGCGGTGCTCTTTGCCTCCAGCGCCTGACCCAGATGAAGACTTCTTCAGCCTAATTCAGAAAGTGCAATCCAAACGCATGGATGAACAGCGGGTTTCTTTTGGCTCTGATGAAAAGGATGAAACAGACTTAAATCATAAGTCCAAAACCTCAGAAGGCTCCAGCTAG
- the ak5l gene encoding adenylate kinase 5, like — MNTNDAKDYLSKRQIPHLFESMLTGLMYHKPEDPLAFLEICLQKTRDLGGPECVVWDTFITPDRKPLPPITPAQGKKAPCKLDGGPGPGPGPYRRYDRLPPIQAQFSIESDSDMTESSGLIQEYDVFDPSKPRPHIIFIIGGPGSGKGTQTAKIALRYDFEHVSVGEILRNQLLHHAPSDRKWELIAQIIANGELAPQETTIEELKQQFIKKQDAKGFIVDGFPREISQAFTFEEQIGSPDLVILLACSNQQLRQRLEKRASQQGRPDDNSHAIEKRLDTFKHNINLIAKYYQERGLIVRVDADREEDDIFTDISAIVKERLFPSSTNASGTEDL, encoded by the exons ATGAACACAAACGACGCCAAGGATTACCTCTCCAAACGACAGATCCCACACCTTTTTGAG AGCATGTTAACAGGACTGATGTACCACAAACCCGAGGACCCTTTAGCATTCTTGGAGATTTGCCTGCAGAAAACACGAGACCTCGGGGGTCCTGAATGTGTGGTCTGGGATACTTTCATTACACCTGATCGAAAACCTCTTCCGCCAATCACTCCGGCACAGGGGAAGAAAGCTCCCTGCAAACTCG ATGGTGGTCCTGGTCCTGGACCCGGGCCTTACCGCCGATATGACCGACTGCCTCCAATCCAGGCTCAGTTCTCCATCGAAAGTGACTCAGACATGACTGAGTCCTCCGGGCTCATACAGGAGTACGACGTCTTTGACCCTTCGAAACCACGACCGCACATCATCTTCATTATAG GTGGACCAGGCAGTGGGAAGGGCACTCAGACAGCTAAAATCGCACTGCGCTATGATTTCGAGCATGTGTCTGTTGGGGAGATTTTAAGGAATCAGTTGCTTCATCATGCGCCCAGTGACCGGAAATGGGAGCTGATTGCCCAAATCATTGCCAATGGAGAACTGGCACCTCAG GAGACGACTATTGAAGAGCTAAAACAACAGTTCATCAAGAAACAGGATGCTAAAGGATTCATTGTGGATGGTTTTCCTAGAGAGATCTCACAGGCGTTCACTTTTGAGGAGCAG ATTGGGTCTCCAGACTTGGTGATTTTGCTGGCCTGCTCCAATCAGCAGCTTCGGCAGCGTTTAGAGAAAAGAGCATCTCAGCAGGGCCGTCCTGACGACAATTCTCATGCTATTGAGAAGAGACTGGACACTTTCAAACACAATATCAATCTCATAGCCAAGTACTATCAGGAGAGAGGACTTATTGTACGG GTCGATGCCGATCGAGAAGAGGATGACATTTTCACGGACATTAGTGCCATCGTGAAGGAGAGATTGTTCCCTAGCAGCACAAATGCA AGCGGCACTGAGGATCTTTAG